The following nucleotide sequence is from Streptomyces sp. NBC_00239.
ACACCTGCTTCGAGGTGAGCCTGCCCGCGTCGCACCCCGCCGCGGATCTCCCTGCGGACCCGACGCCGAGCCTCCCCGCGGACCTGACGCCGAGCCTCCCCGCGAACCGGCCCGCGAACCGGCCCGCGCCGGTCTCCGGAGAGGTCCCGGCCGCCGGCTCACAGGACGGCCACAGGCGCACCACACAGGTGTGACAGCGCGGCTCGCGAGAGTCGGTGCATGCCAACCGACATCTCCCCCGGCACGCTCCCGGCCCGCGCGCCGCTGGCGGTTCCCGCAGCCGCGCCGGCCGCACCCGGTGAGCAGCCACCCGTCCTGGACGTCGTCATTCCCGTGTTCAACGAGGAGAAGGACCTCGGGCCGTGCGTGCGGCGCCTGCACGCGCACCTGGCACGCACCTTCCCGTACGCCTTCCGGATCACCGTCGCCGACAACGCGAGCACCGACCGTACGCCCGAGGTGGCCGCCGCCCTCGCCGCCGGGCTGCCCGGGGTCCGGGTCCACCGGCTGGAGCTGAAGGGCCGCGGCCGGGCCCTGCGCACGGTGTGGTCGCAGTCCGACGCGCCCGTACTCGCCTACATGGACGTGGACCTCTCCACCGACCTGAACGCGCTGCTGCCGCTGGTCGCCCCGCTCATATCGGGCCACTCGGACCTGGCGATCGGCACCCGGTTGGCCCGTTCCTCCCGGGTCGTACGCGGACCGAAGCGCGAGTTCATCTCCCGCGCCTACAACCTGATCCTGCGCTCCTCGCTCGCGGCCCGATTCAGTGACGCGCAGTGCGGCTTCAAGGCCATCCGGCGGGAGGTGGCCGAGCGGCTGCTGCCGCTGGTCGAGGACACCGGCTGGTTCTTCGACACCGAGATGCTCGTGCTCGCCGAGCGCGCCGGACTGCGCATCCACGAGGTGCCGGTCGACTGGGTCGACGACCCGGACTCCACCGTCCACCTCGTACGGACCGCCACCGAAGACCTCAAGGGGGTGTGGCGGATCGGCCGCGCCCTGTCCGTCGGCGCCCTGCCGCTGGACCGGCTGGCCCGCCCCTTCGGCGACGACCCGCGCGACCGCGCCCTGACCGGGGTGCCGCGCGGACTGGCCCGCCAGCTCGCCGGATTCTGCGTGGTCGGGGTGCTGTCCACGCTCTGCTACCTGGGCCTGTACTCCCTGCTGCGGCTCGGCACCGGCGCCCAGGCCGCCAACGCGGTCGCCCTGCTGCTCTCCGCGCTCGCCAACACCGCGGCCAACCGCCGGCTCACCTTCGGCGTGCGCGGCCGGGACCGGGCGGTCCGCCACCAGGCACAGGGCCTGGTGGTGTTCGCGATCGGCCTGGCCCTCACCAGCGGCTCGCTCGCCTCGCTGGGCGCGGCCACCGCACACCCCGCCCACAGCACCGAACTCGCCGTCCTGATCACCGCGAACCTCGCCGCGACCGTGCTCCGCTTCCTGCTCTTCCGCGCCTGGGTCTTCCCGGACCGGCGCGCGGCAGGGCAGCCGTCCGACCCGAAGGACCCCCGATGACCCCGGCCGTACTCACACCCGCCGCCGACGCCGCCGCGCCACGGCCCGCAGCCGCCGATGCCGCCCGGCCCCGCTGGGAGCGGCCCGCGCTGGCCGCCCTGCTGCTCGGCACCGCGCTGCTCTACCTGTGGCACCTCAGCTCCTCCGGCTACGCCAACTCCTTCTACTCCGCCGCCGTACAGGCCGGTTCGGAGAGCTGGAAGGCCTTCTTCTTCGGCTCCTCGGACGCCGGCAACTCCATCACCGTGGACAAGCCGCCGGCCGCGCTGTGGCCGATGGCCCTGTCGGTCCGCCTCTTCGGGCTGGGCTCCTGGCAGATCCTGGCCCCGCAGGCGCTGATGGGCGTGGCCACGACCGGCGTGCTGTTCGCCTCCGTGCGCCGCCAGTTCGGCCCGGCCGCCGGGCTGATCGCGGGCACGGCGTTCGCACTGACGCCGGTCGCCGCGCTGATGTTCCGCTTCAACAACCCCGACGCGCTGCTCACCCTGCTGCTCACGGTCACCGTGTACTGCGTGCTGCGGGCCCTCGAAGGCGGCCGCACCCGGTGGCTCGTGTGGGCGGGCGTCGCGGTCGGCCTCGCCTTCCTCACCAAGACCCTGCAGGCCTTCCTGATCCTGCCGCCGCTCGCCCTGCTGTACGCCGTGTGCGCCCCGGTACGGCTGCGCCGCCGGCTGGGCCAACTGCTGGCGGCCGGGCTCGCGATGGTCGTCTCGGGCGGCTGGTGGGTGGCGGTCGTGGAACTGTGGCCCGCCGCCTCCCGCCCGTACATCGGCGGCTCGCAGACCAACTCCTTCCTGGAGCTGACCTTCGGCTACAACGGGCTGGGCCGGATCAACGGCAACGAGACCGGCAGCGTGGGCGGCGGCGGCCGCGGGGACGGCCCGGGCGGCGGTGGCGGCGGCTGGGGCGAGACCGGCATCGGCCGGCTCTTCTCCGACAACATAGGCGGCCAGATCGCCTGGCTGCTGCCGGCCGCGCTGGTGCTGCTGGCGGCGGGCCTGGTGGTGACCTGGCGGGCACGGCGGGCGACCGACTCCCTGGAGTCGATGGCCCGGGCGGCGTTCCTGGCTTGGGGCGGCGCCCTGCTGATCACCCTGGCGGTGTTCAGCTTCATGCAGGGCATCTTCCACGAGTACTACACGGTGGCCCTGGCCCCCTACGCGGCCGCGCTGGTGGGCATGGGGGCGGTGGTCCTCTGGGAGGAGCGGGGGACGCGGCTCGCGGCGGCGGCCCTGGCCGGCACGGTCGCGCTGACCGCCTGGTGGTCGTACGTGCTGCTGGGCCGCGCGGACGGGTACCTGCCGTGGCTGCGGTGGCTGGTCCTCGCGGCCGGGCTGGCCGCGGCGGCCGGACTGCTGGTGCGGCGGCTCGCGTTGTGGGCGGCCGGGCTGGGCCTCGCGGCGGCGCTGGCCGGCCCGTTCGCGTACTGCCTGACCACCGTCGCGGAGGGCCACACCGGCTCGATCGTG
It contains:
- a CDS encoding glycosyltransferase; amino-acid sequence: MPTDISPGTLPARAPLAVPAAAPAAPGEQPPVLDVVIPVFNEEKDLGPCVRRLHAHLARTFPYAFRITVADNASTDRTPEVAAALAAGLPGVRVHRLELKGRGRALRTVWSQSDAPVLAYMDVDLSTDLNALLPLVAPLISGHSDLAIGTRLARSSRVVRGPKREFISRAYNLILRSSLAARFSDAQCGFKAIRREVAERLLPLVEDTGWFFDTEMLVLAERAGLRIHEVPVDWVDDPDSTVHLVRTATEDLKGVWRIGRALSVGALPLDRLARPFGDDPRDRALTGVPRGLARQLAGFCVVGVLSTLCYLGLYSLLRLGTGAQAANAVALLLSALANTAANRRLTFGVRGRDRAVRHQAQGLVVFAIGLALTSGSLASLGAATAHPAHSTELAVLITANLAATVLRFLLFRAWVFPDRRAAGQPSDPKDPR
- a CDS encoding glycosyltransferase family 39 protein gives rise to the protein MTPAVLTPAADAAAPRPAAADAARPRWERPALAALLLGTALLYLWHLSSSGYANSFYSAAVQAGSESWKAFFFGSSDAGNSITVDKPPAALWPMALSVRLFGLGSWQILAPQALMGVATTGVLFASVRRQFGPAAGLIAGTAFALTPVAALMFRFNNPDALLTLLLTVTVYCVLRALEGGRTRWLVWAGVAVGLAFLTKTLQAFLILPPLALLYAVCAPVRLRRRLGQLLAAGLAMVVSGGWWVAVVELWPAASRPYIGGSQTNSFLELTFGYNGLGRINGNETGSVGGGGRGDGPGGGGGGWGETGIGRLFSDNIGGQIAWLLPAALVLLAAGLVVTWRARRATDSLESMARAAFLAWGGALLITLAVFSFMQGIFHEYYTVALAPYAAALVGMGAVVLWEERGTRLAAAALAGTVALTAWWSYVLLGRADGYLPWLRWLVLAAGLAAAAGLLVRRLALWAAGLGLAAALAGPFAYCLTTVAEGHTGSIVTAGPAVAGGMRGPGGGRLVRMGPGFEFPQGGQGGFPGGQGGTGGLPGGAGGQNPPQGGAAPGGTGPGGGAAPGGTAGGTGGPGAPGTGTPSAPGAPGGADGRIRVGGPGGLLGGTSVGAALKQALTADADRYTWVAAATGAQNAASYQLATGHAVMPIGGFNGSDPSPTLEQFKSYVSQGRIHYYVGSGGGGMGGGPGGGTSSAIATWVAQNFTAKTVGGATLYDLTAPKSADS